The proteins below are encoded in one region of Bacillus vallismortis:
- a CDS encoding F0F1 ATP synthase subunit epsilon, which produces MKTVKVNIVTPDGPVYDADIEMVSVRAESGDLGILPGHIPTVAPLKIGAVRLKKDGQTELVAVSGGFVEVRPDHVTILAQTAEQAEGIDKERAEAARQRAQERLNSQSYDTDIRRAELALQRALNRLDVAGK; this is translated from the coding sequence ATGAAGACCGTTAAAGTCAATATCGTTACTCCCGACGGCCCAGTATACGATGCGGATATCGAAATGGTGAGCGTGAGAGCCGAAAGTGGCGATCTCGGTATTTTGCCAGGCCATATTCCAACCGTGGCTCCTCTTAAAATCGGCGCTGTCCGTCTGAAAAAAGACGGGCAGACTGAATTGGTTGCCGTCAGCGGCGGATTTGTAGAAGTCCGCCCTGATCATGTAACCATCCTTGCCCAAACCGCGGAACAAGCGGAAGGCATTGATAAAGAGCGCGCTGAAGCTGCACGCCAGCGGGCGCAGGAGCGTTTGAATTCTCAATCATATGATACTGACATTCGTCGGGCTGAGCTTGCGTTACAGCGGGCTTTGAACAGATTGGATGTAGCAGGGAAATAG
- the atpG gene encoding ATP synthase F1 subunit gamma — protein sequence MASLRDIKSRITSTKKTSQITKAMQMVSAAKLNRAENNAKSFVPYMDKIQEVVSNVGRVSGNVKHPMLLSREVKKTAYLVITSDRGLAGAFNSSVLRSAYQAMQERHQSKDEYAVIVIGRVGRDFFKKREIPIISELTGLGDEVTFAQIKDLARQTIQMFTDGAYDELHLVYNHFVSAISQEVTEKKLLPLTDLGSGGGKRTASYEFEPSEEEVLEVLLPQYAESLIFGALLDSKASEHAARMTAMKNATDNAKDLIDSLSLSYNRARQAAITQEITEIVGGAAALE from the coding sequence TTGGCCTCATTACGCGATATTAAGTCAAGGATCACGTCAACAAAAAAAACGAGCCAGATTACAAAAGCCATGCAGATGGTATCTGCGGCTAAACTGAATCGTGCTGAAAACAACGCAAAATCATTTGTGCCATATATGGATAAGATCCAAGAGGTTGTGTCAAACGTCGGAAGAGTTTCCGGCAACGTGAAGCATCCGATGCTTCTCAGCAGAGAAGTGAAAAAGACAGCATACCTAGTCATTACGTCTGACCGCGGTCTTGCCGGCGCTTTTAACAGTTCGGTCTTACGAAGTGCTTATCAGGCCATGCAAGAACGTCATCAGTCTAAGGATGAGTATGCGGTGATCGTCATCGGAAGAGTGGGCCGTGATTTCTTTAAGAAACGTGAGATTCCGATCATTTCCGAGTTAACAGGACTTGGAGATGAAGTAACGTTTGCACAGATTAAGGATCTTGCCCGGCAAACGATCCAAATGTTTACAGATGGTGCGTATGATGAATTGCACCTTGTTTATAACCATTTTGTCAGCGCCATTTCTCAAGAAGTCACGGAGAAAAAACTTCTGCCGTTAACTGATTTGGGCAGCGGCGGCGGAAAGAGAACGGCGTCATATGAATTTGAACCGTCTGAAGAAGAGGTTCTGGAGGTTTTGCTTCCTCAATATGCAGAAAGCTTAATTTTCGGTGCGCTTCTTGACAGTAAAGCAAGTGAGCACGCTGCAAGAATGACGGCGATGAAAAACGCGACAGACAACGCGAAAGATCTTATCGATTCACTTTCGCTTTCTTACAACCGCGCTCGCCAAGCAGCCATCACACAAGAAATTACGGAAATTGTCGGCGGAGCAGCCGCTTTAGAATAG
- a CDS encoding DUF1146 family protein: MSVLGQQAAIGIVVHLIFIAVTWWALQAVNIDPLIKKGKVVQARLLMMLLTIAIGTAVANFFLDYLNYSQQLPYLF; the protein is encoded by the coding sequence ATGAGTGTATTGGGACAGCAGGCTGCTATCGGCATTGTCGTGCACCTGATTTTTATAGCGGTGACTTGGTGGGCACTGCAGGCCGTCAATATCGATCCGTTAATTAAAAAAGGCAAAGTTGTGCAGGCTAGGCTCCTGATGATGTTGCTGACAATCGCCATTGGAACGGCCGTTGCAAATTTCTTTTTAGATTACCTCAATTATTCACAGCAGCTTCCCTATCTATTTTAA
- a CDS encoding F0F1 ATP synthase subunit delta, producing MSGSAVSKRYASALFDIANESAQLNQVEEELTVVKQVFQNEKALNDVLNHPKVPSAKKKELVQNAFGSLSHSVLNTIFLLIDRHRAAIVPDLTDEFIKLANEARQTEDAIVYSVKPLTEAEISSLSQVFAKKAGVASLRIKNEVQTDLIGGIKVRIGNRIFDGSVSGKLQRIERQLAGENR from the coding sequence ATGAGTGGATCAGCTGTCTCTAAACGATATGCGTCAGCTCTTTTTGATATTGCCAATGAGTCCGCTCAGCTGAATCAAGTAGAAGAAGAGCTAACTGTTGTAAAACAAGTATTTCAAAATGAAAAAGCGCTTAATGATGTGTTAAACCATCCGAAGGTGCCGTCTGCGAAGAAAAAAGAGCTGGTTCAAAATGCATTTGGCTCTTTGTCGCATTCCGTGCTCAATACGATTTTTCTTTTGATTGACCGCCATCGGGCGGCGATCGTGCCTGATCTCACAGATGAGTTTATCAAACTCGCAAATGAGGCCCGTCAAACAGAAGACGCAATCGTATATTCAGTGAAACCGCTGACGGAGGCGGAAATTTCATCATTATCACAAGTGTTTGCAAAAAAAGCCGGAGTCGCTTCACTGAGAATCAAAAATGAAGTGCAGACGGATTTAATAGGCGGCATTAAAGTCCGCATTGGAAACCGGATTTTTGACGGCAGTGTAAGCGGAAAGCTTCAGCGCATTGAACGTCAACTAGCCGGGGAAAATCGATAG
- the atpF gene encoding F0F1 ATP synthase subunit B: MSQLPLELGLSFNGGDILFQLLAMLILLALLKKYALGPLLNIMKQREDHIAGEITSAEEKNKEAQQLIEEQRVLLKEARQESQTLIENAKKLGDKQKEEIIQAARAESERLKEAARTEIVKEKEQAVSALREQVASLSVMIASKVIEKELDEQAQEKLIQDYLKEVGESR; the protein is encoded by the coding sequence ATGTCTCAATTACCACTTGAACTAGGATTATCGTTTAACGGCGGAGATATCCTGTTCCAACTGTTAGCTATGTTAATCTTATTAGCGCTTCTTAAGAAATACGCTTTAGGGCCGCTATTAAACATAATGAAACAGCGTGAAGACCACATCGCTGGAGAAATTACGTCTGCTGAAGAAAAAAATAAAGAAGCGCAGCAGCTGATTGAAGAGCAGCGCGTTCTTTTAAAAGAAGCAAGACAGGAATCCCAAACTCTTATCGAAAACGCAAAGAAACTGGGAGATAAGCAAAAAGAAGAAATTATCCAGGCTGCACGTGCAGAATCTGAACGTCTGAAAGAAGCAGCGAGAACTGAAATCGTGAAGGAAAAAGAACAGGCGGTTTCTGCTCTCCGTGAGCAAGTAGCGTCTCTATCTGTCATGATTGCGTCGAAAGTGATCGAAAAAGAACTGGATGAACAAGCTCAAGAGAAATTGATTCAGGACTATCTTAAAGAGGTAGGAGAAAGCCGATGA
- the atpA gene encoding F0F1 ATP synthase subunit alpha, whose product MSIKAEEISTLIKQQIQNYQSDIEVQDVGTVIQVGDGIARVHGLDNCMAGELVEFSNGVLGMAQNLEESNVGIVILGPFSEIREGDEVKRTGRIMEVPVGEELIGRIVNPLGQPVDGLGPILTSKTRPIESPAPGVMDRKSVHEPLQTGIKAIDALIPIGRGQRELIIGDRQTGKTSVAIDSILNQKDQDMICVYVAIGQKESTVRGVVETLRKHGALDYTIVVTASASQPAPLLYLAPYAGVTMAEEFMYNGKHVLVVYDDLSKQAAAYRELSLLLRRPPGREAFPGDVFYLHSRLLERAAKLSDAKGAGSITALPFVETQAGDISAYIPTNVISITDGQIFLQSDLFFSGVRPAINAGLSVSRVGGSAQIKAMKKVSGTLRLDLASYRELEAFAQFGSDLDQATQAKLNRGARTVEVLKQDLNKPLPVEKQVAILYALTKGHLDDIPVADIRRFEEEYYMYLDQNHKELLDGIAKTGNLPADEDFKAAIEGFKRTFAPSN is encoded by the coding sequence GTGAGCATCAAAGCTGAAGAGATTAGCACGCTGATAAAACAGCAAATACAAAATTATCAATCTGATATTGAAGTTCAAGACGTAGGTACAGTCATCCAAGTCGGTGACGGTATTGCGCGTGTGCACGGCCTTGACAACTGTATGGCCGGTGAACTTGTCGAGTTTTCAAACGGCGTTCTGGGCATGGCCCAAAACCTTGAGGAATCAAACGTAGGTATCGTTATCTTAGGACCTTTCAGTGAGATCCGTGAGGGAGACGAAGTAAAAAGAACAGGACGCATCATGGAGGTTCCTGTCGGTGAGGAACTAATCGGCCGTATTGTGAACCCATTAGGCCAGCCGGTAGACGGACTTGGCCCGATTCTTACTAGCAAAACGCGTCCGATCGAAAGCCCTGCACCAGGCGTTATGGACCGTAAATCCGTTCATGAACCGCTCCAAACGGGAATTAAAGCGATCGACGCACTGATTCCAATTGGCCGCGGCCAGCGTGAGCTGATCATCGGTGACCGTCAAACAGGTAAAACTTCTGTTGCGATCGATTCCATCCTGAACCAAAAAGACCAAGACATGATCTGCGTGTACGTAGCGATCGGTCAAAAAGAATCAACAGTCCGCGGCGTAGTAGAAACATTGCGTAAGCACGGCGCGCTTGATTACACAATCGTTGTAACGGCGTCTGCGTCACAGCCGGCACCGCTTCTGTACCTGGCTCCGTATGCAGGGGTTACAATGGCAGAAGAATTTATGTACAACGGCAAGCACGTTCTTGTTGTATACGATGATCTTTCTAAACAAGCGGCTGCTTACCGTGAGCTGTCCTTGCTTCTTCGCCGTCCGCCAGGCCGTGAAGCGTTCCCTGGGGATGTATTCTACCTTCATTCCCGCCTGCTAGAGCGTGCAGCAAAGCTTAGCGACGCGAAAGGCGCGGGATCAATTACAGCTCTGCCGTTCGTAGAAACACAAGCCGGAGATATCTCCGCTTATATTCCAACGAACGTTATCTCTATCACCGACGGACAAATCTTCCTGCAATCTGATTTGTTCTTCTCAGGCGTACGTCCAGCGATCAACGCCGGATTGTCTGTATCCCGTGTCGGTGGTTCAGCGCAAATCAAAGCGATGAAAAAAGTATCAGGAACACTGCGTCTTGACCTTGCGTCATACCGTGAGCTGGAAGCCTTCGCTCAATTCGGATCTGACCTCGACCAAGCGACTCAGGCGAAACTGAACCGCGGTGCGCGTACAGTTGAAGTGCTGAAGCAGGATCTGAACAAGCCGCTTCCGGTTGAAAAGCAAGTAGCCATTCTTTATGCGCTGACAAAAGGACATCTTGATGATATTCCTGTTGCGGACATCAGACGTTTTGAAGAAGAGTACTACATGTACCTTGACCAAAACCATAAAGAACTGCTTGATGGAATTGCGAAAACAGGAAACCTTCCTGCTGATGAAGACTTCAAAGCGGCAATCGAAGGCTTCAAACGCACATTTGCACCAAGCAACTAA
- the atpD gene encoding F0F1 ATP synthase subunit beta, whose translation MKKGRVSQVLGPVVDVRFEDGHLPEIYNAIKVSQPASENEVGIDLTLEVALHLGDDTVRTIAMASTDGVQRGMEAIDTGAPISVPVGDVTLGRVFNVLGENIDLNEPLSADAKKDPIHRQAPSFDQLSTEVEILETGIKVVDLLAPYIKGGKIGLFGGAGVGKTVLIQELINNIAQEHGGISVFAGVGERTREGNDLFYEMSDSGVINKTAMVFGQMNEPPGARMRVALTGLTMAEHFRDEQGQDVLFFIDNIFRFTQAGSEVSALLGRMPSAVGYQPTLATEMGQLQERITSTNVGSVTSIQAIYVPADDYTDPAPATTFAHLDATTNLERKLTEMGIYPAVDPLASTSRALAPEIVGEEHYAVAREVQSTLQRYKELQDIIAILGMDELSDEDKLVVQRARRIQFFLSQNFHVAEQFTGQKGSYVPVKETVQGFKEILAGKYDHLPEDAFRLVGRIEEVVEKAKEMGVEV comes from the coding sequence ATGAAGAAAGGACGCGTTAGCCAGGTATTAGGGCCGGTCGTCGACGTACGTTTTGAAGACGGTCACTTGCCTGAAATTTATAATGCGATTAAGGTTTCACAGCCAGCAAGTGAAAACGAAGTAGGTATTGATTTAACGCTTGAGGTCGCTCTTCATTTAGGCGATGATACAGTCCGTACAATCGCAATGGCGTCTACGGACGGTGTTCAGCGCGGAATGGAAGCTATTGATACAGGAGCGCCAATCTCAGTGCCAGTTGGTGATGTAACACTCGGCCGTGTATTTAACGTACTCGGAGAAAATATTGATTTGAATGAGCCGCTTTCTGCGGATGCGAAAAAGGATCCGATTCACAGACAGGCGCCTTCATTTGATCAGCTTTCAACAGAAGTTGAAATTCTTGAAACAGGCATTAAAGTTGTAGACTTGCTTGCTCCATACATCAAGGGCGGTAAGATCGGATTGTTCGGCGGTGCCGGTGTAGGTAAAACCGTATTAATCCAGGAATTAATCAACAACATCGCGCAAGAGCACGGCGGTATCTCTGTATTCGCCGGTGTAGGAGAGCGTACTCGTGAAGGAAACGACCTTTTCTACGAAATGAGCGATTCTGGCGTAATCAACAAAACAGCCATGGTATTCGGACAAATGAACGAGCCGCCGGGCGCTCGTATGCGTGTTGCTTTGACAGGCCTTACAATGGCTGAGCACTTCCGTGATGAACAAGGACAGGACGTACTGTTCTTCATCGACAACATTTTCCGTTTCACGCAAGCGGGTTCCGAAGTTTCTGCCCTTCTTGGCCGTATGCCTTCAGCGGTTGGTTATCAGCCGACGCTCGCGACTGAAATGGGTCAGCTTCAAGAGCGTATCACATCTACAAACGTTGGATCAGTTACATCTATCCAGGCGATCTACGTGCCTGCCGATGACTACACTGACCCAGCGCCGGCAACAACGTTCGCTCACTTGGATGCGACAACAAACCTTGAGCGTAAGTTAACGGAAATGGGTATTTACCCTGCGGTTGATCCGTTGGCTTCTACATCACGCGCCCTTGCTCCTGAAATTGTCGGAGAAGAGCATTATGCAGTTGCCCGTGAAGTACAGTCAACGCTTCAGCGTTACAAAGAGCTTCAAGATATCATTGCGATTCTCGGTATGGATGAATTAAGTGATGAAGACAAGCTTGTCGTTCAACGCGCACGCCGCATTCAGTTCTTCCTTTCTCAAAACTTCCACGTGGCTGAACAGTTCACTGGACAAAAAGGTTCTTACGTGCCTGTAAAAGAAACGGTTCAAGGTTTCAAAGAAATCTTAGCAGGCAAATACGACCATCTTCCTGAAGATGCGTTCCGTCTAGTGGGCCGTATCGAAGAAGTTGTTGAGAAAGCAAAAGAAATGGGTGTAGAAGTTTAA